The Pseudomonadota bacterium genome contains the following window.
TGTCTCCGGCATCGAAATAATCAATCCCGGCCGCAGCCATCTCCTCTTCCGAGGGCAGAGCATCGATCAATTCGCAGGTGATCTCGATGCCGATCTCAGAAACCGCATAAATCCCTGCACTGTTGATCTCCACTTGATAATCCTGCTTCTCACCCCTCAAACTGCCGCGAACCGCAAGACGTCCATGAGGATAGGTGAAAATAATTTTATCGCCGTTTTTCTGAACACGCAGGCCCTGCGCCAGATGCACTTCTCCAAAGCCTGGTGTTTTGGAAAGATTCAAGATCTGCTTAATCTGCCTGCTTCCCGGCCTGTTGTCCATCTTCCACAACAACAATTCCAGCACTCTTCGCTGAAGCGCTGGATGCAGACCAGAAAGACCAACTCCATCAATTTCAGCACGTGGCAATTGGTTCGACTCTTCATTTACTGTGACAACAGTATTAAAAGCCTTTATCGCCAGGTCATCTAAAAACTCTTCCTCGGAGCGTAAAATTTCCGCAGTGCGAACCAGGGTTTCCCTGATGCCCGGATTAAATTCATTTTCCAGAAAAGGCAGGAGTTCATGGCGAACCCTGTTTCGTAAATAGTTACGATCAAAATTAGAAGAATCCACAGAATAACCAATATCCATCTCATCCAGATAGGCGATAAGCCGATCCTTGGTAATCCTTAAGAAAGGGCGGATAACCAAACCATCGCGCAGATAATCCATGCCGGACAAACCCTTTCTGCCGGTTCCCCTGATCAGGCGGAGCAACAGCTCTTCGGCCTGATCGTCGGCAGTATGCGCAACAGCAATTTTGTGCGCAGCATACTCACTCAACACATCATTAAAGAAGCTGTATCGCAGAATACGTGCCGCATGCTCAATGGAGAGACCGTGTTCCTTTGAGTAAGCCTGTACATTAATTTGTTTTGATACAAAGGGAATATTGAGACGGGCTGCGGCCGCTGAAACCGCTTCTTGTTCATCTGTCGCTTCCTGGGGCCGCAAACCGTGGTTTGCGTAGGCAGCTACAACAAAAAAGGACAATTCAGGGGCGAGGGCCGCAAGCACATGCAGGAGCGCAAGGGAATCCGGACCTCCAGAGACGCCGATAACAACACGATCTCCGGGAGTTACAAGCCCATGGTTCTTGATAAAGAGCCGCGTCTCTTTCAGAAGGGGATGCATGGAATCGTGCCAACCTTATATAAAGGAAGTCAAATGGTGATGAAATCGTAAGAAGACCGATTTCATCGACTTGCATTGTAACCTGTTGATGTTGAGTGTTGAACCTTTTGCTGCAGCGACTTTTCGAAGTCTCGCTACTTACGCTTATCTACAACCCCATCAAATAGTGCTTACTTCTTCGTCGCTTAATACCCTTATCCCTGCTTTTGCAAGAGCTTTTGCGGCTTTTTCATCGGCATTGATCCGGAAAATAATCAAACCGCTTTCACCGCTTTTCTGCGTAAAAGCGTAAAGATATTCAACACTGAGACCAACATCGGTAATGGTTTTCAGCACACTTGCCAGACCGCCCGGCTTGTCCGGAACCTCAAGGACCAGCACCACATCGGAATGAACCTTAAAGCCGTTTTCCAAAAAGAGCTGCCTGGCTTTTTCAGTATCGTTGACAATCAACCGCAGTATGCCGTAAGGACCTGAATCAGCCAGAGAGAGCGTGCGGATATTGATGCCGTTCCCGGCAAGAAGATTGGTAATATCAACCAGGCATCCTGATGCACTATCAAGGGCTATGGAAAGTTGTTCAACCTTCATGTGTTCCTCTTCTGTTTATCTGGCAAATACCGGCCATATTTTCAACATGCAGCAGTTGGTTCAGAGATGCAACATCCACTGCTGAAAAACACAACTCCAATCATAGGCGGCGTTTTTACCATGAATTGCAATAATCTTCAAGTTGCAGTAATTCATGGATGAACGCCTCGTCATCCGCTTATCCCGGATATGCCGGCATCCGGCATGAATTGCCTTGTTTCCTGCCCTTGCTTTTTATTGGAAGAAAGGCCCTGCCTCCTCAAAAAGATATACCATCGTGGTTGAAGGTAAGGTATGTTTACTTTTTTATTTTTTACAAATTTATGATGAGTATAGAGAGTGTTTTGTCCTACTCTTTTGCAATACGCCTTTCCGGGAATCCATAAATGCTTTTTATTAATGAACGCAAGTTTAATTATAAAAAGGGAATGCGTTTGGCAGACCTGGCCGACGACATCAAGCCCGGTGCTGATCTCTTTATTATCAACGGGTTTCCGGCCTCAGCCAACACAGTGCTGAAAGACGGCGACAAGTGCTGGATCATCAAAAAAGGCGAGATCCCCGGAAAAGACGAGATTAATCATCTGCTCTATGCGCGGCACACCCCGGGGGTCCAGGATAAAGTAAAAAATGCCGTGGTCGGCATTATGGGTCTTGGGGGACTCGGCTCGGTTGTTGCCATCGCTTTGGCAAGAATCGGTGTAGGCAGGCTGCTTCTTGCTGATTATGATGTTGTCGAACCGACCAATCTGAACCGCCAACAGTACTTCATGGACCAGATCGGCCAGAAAAAAACCGTGGCGCTCAAGGCCAACCTTGCACGAATCAATCCGTATGTAGTAATTGAGACGATTGACCAGAAACTTACCGAGGATTCGATCCCGGAACTATTCAAATCCGTTGATGCCCTGGCGGAATGTTTTGATGTGCCCGACATGAAGGCCGCTGCTTTTCGGGCGGCGCTTACCGGTCTTAACGGGGTTGGCTATGTGGGATCATCGGGTCTGGCCGGGCACGGGGCGAATAACACTATTACCACGAGGAAACTGTATCCTAATGTATACATTGTCGGCGACGGAACTTCTGCCGCCTGCGAAGGACAAGGCCTCATGGCACCACGCGTTGGCATCGCCGCCCACCACCAGGCCAATAAAATTCTTCAGATACTTCTGAAAAAAGGACGAGCTTGACCATGAATGCAATTACTGTAAACGGCGAAAGAAAAGTAATACCGCCCGAAACAAAACTTATAGATCTCATCATCCAACTGGAACTCGACCCTGACACAGTTGTTGCCGAACTTGACGGCAAAATCCTCAAAAGAAACGACTATGATGCAATTACACTCAACACCGGAGCGGTTCTTGAGTTGATCCGCTTTGTCGGGGGAGGATGATAATGCTGACTATCGCCGGCAGAACTTTTCAGTCCCGTCTTTTCACCGGAACCGGCAAATTCGCTTCAGCGGCCGTAATGAACCAGGCCATCGAGGCTTCCGGATCAGAAGTGGTCACCGTTGCCCTGCGCCGTGTAGACCTCAATGACCCAGGAGATGACATCATGGCGGTGCTGGACAGAAAAAAATATCTCTTTCTGCCCAACACATCAGGAGCACGGGACGCGGCAGAGGCAATCCGTCTTGCCATGCTTGCCAGGGCTTCAGGGGGTGGAGAATGGCTGAAGCTTGAAGTAACCCCTGACCCAAGAACCCTGCTTCCTGATCCTATTGAGACGTTGAAAGCAACCGAAATCCTTGTCAAAGAGGGGTTCATCGTTCTTCCCTATATGAACGCCGACCCCATCCTGGCGCTTCGCCTTCAGGATGTCGGTGCTGCCGCGGTCATGCCCCTGGGATCTCCCATCGGCACCAATCAAGGTATTCTGACCAGATTTCAGATTGAAATTATCATTGAGCAGGCGCGGGTGCCGGTTGTGGTGGATGCAGGCCTCGGGGCCCCTTCCCATGCTGCCGAAGCTATGGAAATGGGCGCTGACGCAGTTCTTGTCAACACGGCCATCGCGGTTGCTGCAGATCCTGTCAGAATGGCCAGGGCCTTTGCCGATGCTGTTCATGCAGGCAGAGAGGCCTTTGAGGCAGGGCTCGGAGTTTCGGACAGAAAAGCCTCAGCCTCCTCCCCGGAAACAGGGCTGGATTTTTTACGGTAAACTAATTACGTGAGGAGTGAGGTGTGAAGAGTGAGGTGTATATGTTGAATATCACCATGTTTGTTCTTACCCCTCACCCCTCACTCCTCACTTTAAGTGATGTCATAATATCCACAGGCAACTGATTAATGATTGAATTACCTTCAACACAAACCCTGGCGAAACGCATCGCCTCGAAAACCGCACAGCAGGTTGAGAATGCACTTGCCTCAGTCCGTCCTTCCATTGAGGATCTGGCGGCGCTGCTTTCCCCGGCGGCCGAAGAATATATTGAACAGATGGCTGAAAAATCAGCCGAAATAACCGCCAGGCGTTTCGGCAGAACCATCCAGCTTTACGCGCCGGTCTATCTCTCGAATCTCTGCAGCAACCGTTGCGCCTATTGCGGTTTTTCCGCAGACAACAGTATCCCCCGCCGGACACTGACCCTTGATGAAGCCGAAGAGGAGGCAATGATCCTCCATGGGCGCGGCTTCAATCACATCCTGCTGGTTTCAGGCGAAGCGCCCGGAGTGCTCGGATTTGAGTATCTTAAAGCACTGACCCTGCGATTAAAAAACAGATTCGCCGCCATTTCCATTGAAGTGCAGCCGCTTACAACGGAAGAATATGCCGGACTTTTTGCTGCAGGCATCACCGCTGTGGCGATCTATCAGGAAACCTATGACCGCAAAACCTATGATCAGGTCCACCTGTCAGGCCCCAAAAAGGATTACGATTTTCGGCTGGAAACTCCTGCCCGGGTCGCACAGGCCGGCATGCGCGAACTGGGAATCGGATTCCTTCTCGGTCTTTCAGACTGGCGGGCCGAAAGTCTTGCCATGGGATTGCACCTACAATTCCTCCGGAAAAAATTCTGGCGCACGGCGTTGACCGTTTCATTTCCCAGGCTGCGACCGGCGGAAGGTAATTTCATCGCCCCGGCCCCGGTTTCTGAAAAAGAACTCACACAAATGATCTTTGCCCTGCGGATATTTGATCACGACGTCGGCCTTGTGGTCTCCACCAGGGAACATGCCCGTTTCCGCGATGGCATGATCGGCCTGGGACCGACCCGTTATTCAGCCGGTTCCTGCACCGCGCCGGGAGGCTATGGAAATCCTCAGGAAAATACCGGGGAACAGTTCGCCATCGGCGATCAGCGATCCCTTGATGAGGTAAGCCAGGCAATCAGAAATAAGGGACACGATCCAGTGCTGAAAGATTGGGACGCGGTGTTTCAGAAATCAGGAGCCAGAAACCAGAAGACAGAAACTGGAACAAAACAGCAGGCGGCATGAGCCATTGAGCCTTGAGAATGTAGAATCAGGATTGGTCTCCTGATTATGAATATTAAGTAAATGATAATACTTGAGTAAAGGAGAAGCTGAACCATGCAGAATCTTAAAAAAATGTACACAACCA
Protein-coding sequences here:
- the tilS gene encoding tRNA lysidine(34) synthetase TilS yields the protein MHPLLKETRLFIKNHGLVTPGDRVVIGVSGGPDSLALLHVLAALAPELSFFVVAAYANHGLRPQEATDEQEAVSAAAARLNIPFVSKQINVQAYSKEHGLSIEHAARILRYSFFNDVLSEYAAHKIAVAHTADDQAEELLLRLIRGTGRKGLSGMDYLRDGLVIRPFLRITKDRLIAYLDEMDIGYSVDSSNFDRNYLRNRVRHELLPFLENEFNPGIRETLVRTAEILRSEEEFLDDLAIKAFNTVVTVNEESNQLPRAEIDGVGLSGLHPALQRRVLELLLWKMDNRPGSRQIKQILNLSKTPGFGEVHLAQGLRVQKNGDKIIFTYPHGRLAVRGSLRGEKQDYQVEINSAGIYAVSEIGIEITCELIDALPSEEEMAAAGIDYFDAGDISFPLQLRAVKSGDRFRPLGAPGTKKINDFFIDQKVPKQDRHLYPLLVAEDRIMGILGLRASHAFRVNTKTQKVLRVSRICTEVK
- a CDS encoding ACT domain-containing protein — protein: MKVEQLSIALDSASGCLVDITNLLAGNGINIRTLSLADSGPYGILRLIVNDTEKARQLFLENGFKVHSDVVLVLEVPDKPGGLASVLKTITDVGLSVEYLYAFTQKSGESGLIIFRINADEKAAKALAKAGIRVLSDEEVSTI
- the thiF gene encoding sulfur carrier protein ThiS adenylyltransferase ThiF, coding for MLFINERKFNYKKGMRLADLADDIKPGADLFIINGFPASANTVLKDGDKCWIIKKGEIPGKDEINHLLYARHTPGVQDKVKNAVVGIMGLGGLGSVVAIALARIGVGRLLLADYDVVEPTNLNRQQYFMDQIGQKKTVALKANLARINPYVVIETIDQKLTEDSIPELFKSVDALAECFDVPDMKAAAFRAALTGLNGVGYVGSSGLAGHGANNTITTRKLYPNVYIVGDGTSAACEGQGLMAPRVGIAAHHQANKILQILLKKGRA
- the thiS gene encoding sulfur carrier protein ThiS, with amino-acid sequence MNAITVNGERKVIPPETKLIDLIIQLELDPDTVVAELDGKILKRNDYDAITLNTGAVLELIRFVGGG
- a CDS encoding thiazole synthase — encoded protein: MLTIAGRTFQSRLFTGTGKFASAAVMNQAIEASGSEVVTVALRRVDLNDPGDDIMAVLDRKKYLFLPNTSGARDAAEAIRLAMLARASGGGEWLKLEVTPDPRTLLPDPIETLKATEILVKEGFIVLPYMNADPILALRLQDVGAAAVMPLGSPIGTNQGILTRFQIEIIIEQARVPVVVDAGLGAPSHAAEAMEMGADAVLVNTAIAVAADPVRMARAFADAVHAGREAFEAGLGVSDRKASASSPETGLDFLR
- the thiH gene encoding 2-iminoacetate synthase ThiH, which codes for MIELPSTQTLAKRIASKTAQQVENALASVRPSIEDLAALLSPAAEEYIEQMAEKSAEITARRFGRTIQLYAPVYLSNLCSNRCAYCGFSADNSIPRRTLTLDEAEEEAMILHGRGFNHILLVSGEAPGVLGFEYLKALTLRLKNRFAAISIEVQPLTTEEYAGLFAAGITAVAIYQETYDRKTYDQVHLSGPKKDYDFRLETPARVAQAGMRELGIGFLLGLSDWRAESLAMGLHLQFLRKKFWRTALTVSFPRLRPAEGNFIAPAPVSEKELTQMIFALRIFDHDVGLVVSTREHARFRDGMIGLGPTRYSAGSCTAPGGYGNPQENTGEQFAIGDQRSLDEVSQAIRNKGHDPVLKDWDAVFQKSGARNQKTETGTKQQAA